One Dermatophagoides farinae isolate YC_2012a chromosome 1, ASM2471394v1, whole genome shotgun sequence genomic region harbors:
- the LOC124491484 gene encoding uncharacterized protein LOC124491484: MIMNTFIECVFDKDVYEIGEKWKPTIEPFGVYYCILCECIAVQRKNNEGDNRVVAKVHCRNFKNDCPKPTCNNPVLLPERCCKSCPGDVNNIEDLIASQKMEEALLMKNFRKKFYALLSSKSSTAPTNMTATTRAFFHLNKQRLAFIIKTTSHHKPTYIRFQDLDDTIIEEYIVLGNKSNGSNNQYVVFGSWKKVPKPYRAMIRNRHLKISISFNKDFNMKSSLVGVIRKHNTANSAIQEMWNDQNLYYELLESGEFGKNKIFQNMLNATSFVSYEDRNSLDRKAMMDQSAYPSMNSINSNYKCYYEAQIYDEGAQWKNHNDDCEMCFCQRGRVKCESEICLKLRCKEQIRVPGQCCPICKNKLAHYSSKRNQSCYFEGEKRSHLIGSRWHPYIPPFGFDRCTVCMCTKLAQIECKRNECPPLPCAERDAYRENPMDCCKKCRASTRSMESMSDQASNDDNIEQALATGSCRFRGKIYANGDEWNPAVDPYGEISCIKCRCKDGLHKCQRLKCKPSPPGCQKILIRGECCPVCADEQPKLLASDNTFITGRRRLSAKTSRIRY; encoded by the exons atgatcatgaacaCATTTATAGAATGTGTATTCGATAAAGACGTTTATGAGATTGGAGAAAAATGGAAACCAACCATCGAACCATTCGGCGTATATTATTGTATTCTTTGTGAATGTATAGCtgtgcaaagaaaaaataatgaaggTGACAATCGTGTGGTTGCCAAAGTACATTGtagaaatttcaaaaatgattgcCCAAAGCCTACTTGTAACAATCCAGTATTATTGCCTGAACGTTGCTGTAAATCATGTCCTGGAG ATGTTAACAATATTGAAGATTTAATTGCTAGTCAAAAAATGGAAGAAGCATTgcttatgaaaaattttcgtaaaaaattctatgcacttctttcatcaaaatcatcaacagcgCCGACAAATATGACTGCAACAACGAGagcatttttccatttgaataAACAACGGCTAGCGTTCATTATTAAAACTACAAG CCATCATAAACCGACTTATATACGATTTCAAGATCTCGATGATACAATCATTGAAGAATATATTGTTCTCGGTAACAAAAGCAATGgatcaaataatcaatatgttgtttttggttcTTGGAAAAAAGTTCCAAAACCATATCGTGCCATGATTCGTAATAGACAtctgaaaatttcaatttcatttaacAAAGATTTTAATATGAAATCCTCATTGGTCGGTGTGATACGAAAACATAATACAGCCAATTCTGCTATACAGGAAATGTGGAACGATCAAAATCTCTATTATGAACTATTAGAATCAGGAGAATTtggaaagaataaaatattcCAAAACATGTTGAATGCAacttcatttgtttcatatgAAGATCGTAATTCATTAGATCGTAAAGCAATGATGGATCAATCAGCATATCCATCgatgaattcaattaattccAATTACAAATGTTATTATGAAGCTCAGATCTACGATGAAGGTGctcaatggaaaaatcacaatgatgattgtgaaatGTGTTTCTGTCAACGTGGTCGTGTTAAATGTGAGAGCGAAATCTGTCTAAAACTCAGATGTAAAGAACAAATTCGTGTTCCTGGACAATGTTGTCCCATTTGTAAAAACAAATTAGCTCATTATTCGTCGAAAAGGAATCAATCATGTTATTTTGAAGGTGAAAAACGATCTCATCTTATTGGATCAAGATGGCATCCATACATACCTCCATTTGGTTTTGATCGATGTACAGTATGTATGTGCACTAAATTAGCACAAATCGAATGCAAACGTAATGAATGTCCACCATTACCATGTGCAGAACGTGATGCTTATCGAGAAAATCCAATGGACTGTTGTAAAAAATGTCGTGCATCGACTAGATCAATGGAATCAATGAGTGACCAAgcatcgaatgatgataatattgaacAAGCTCTTGCAACAGGAAGTTGTCGTTTCAGGGGAAAAATTTATGCAAATGGTGACGAATGGAATCCAGCAGTTGATCCATATGGTGAAATTAGTTGCATAAAATGTCGTTGCAAAGATGGACTACATAAATGTCAACGATTAAAATGTaaaccatcaccaccaggatgtcaaaaaattcttatcaGAGGTGAATGTTGTCCAGTTTGTGCCGATGAACAGCCAAAATTATTAGCATCGGATAATACATTTATTACCGGACGAAGACGGCTATCGGCTAAAACATCAAGAATACGATATTAA
- the Pcif1 gene encoding phosphorylated CTD-interacting factor 1, with amino-acid sequence MAKRGRKTETSPKPRKTTTNNKKINVTKSKGRGRGRPSTTATKATKIIEKTLTKSSNESANILTSPIINTTKANKSNVKTNKTSKTVTESKSKKTSINNKNEEKLVKNEITATNNRKTSIANKSKPKKAQKVSKPSSATTKRGRKPKLKDVEKDKDKESNSKKKTIRPKAKQVFEDDETEEEDNLADENYDEPKDDEMLNTIIQVPVKKTSIEATSDISLTYGFDKISGETLNKLEENPITLAKSSSYDHHHHHHSAPYHFDHSNEQNYLGSLYNNNMNLISSSSTSAFSSVSTAIQHNQFGTNHLTTSLPSYNTTSSHLQHHGHAMANEINSGPTSLANIPVSPTTPTGPVPPTPQLHHHGHQSLLSPPQNQNNASAAATLANDPSHDLPNELLHQGWRKVWSKREGRFYFYNKNTNQSIWEMPKLSNIYDPMTDPLGIQSANNPPISQFQPPIHSDHLAPPIYQTLNPAFTPFAQYKNDVMSNDKKTMIGPFDFEIEPNCYIWEGSFFYYFHPHPDIELARYNCVHKLRQQYWELCRTRQTIDPPKDSFTKWILERKIIDKGCDPILPSDCINELSNSLYREIMSDIPIKLVRPKFSGEARKQLSKYAEAAKKIIEAHPVSGQSRKIVKWNVEDAFDWIRKTLNATFEDYIERLEHLKRQCQPHIVGAAKSSVEAICLKIYHVSAEYARRIREMNLELAKKEDLREFSMRMNNKKIACYSAYLMYPCPKLPPTLMITEKESVILRCGKNAEILRLNTNYLQKLEMLYYFNCRDDRKFNYFLTRVWCLLKRYQSFYDKNEGLPSQNSLALSVFGALNKHFGVTFECFASPLNCYFRQYCSIFPDTDGYFGSRGSILNFYPISGSFQANPPDSEDLINATITHFEKLLENSMEPLSFIIFIQEKPEISEKIISRLESNKFKRMHLTVQASEHEYRHGFQHVSNQNEIHVKSLYNTIVYFLQNDAGFLKWGPTPERVEELVESFKLDRDKELSIVSPSFTSTNINPTQQQQQQQQNPQQTQQQPPMALQPKSETEIRPNGI; translated from the exons ATGGCTAAAAGGGGTCGAAAAACTGAAACAAGTCCAAAACCTAGAAAGACTACGacgaacaataaaaaaatcaatgttacCAAATCAAAAGGCCGTGGAAGAGGTCGTCCATCAACGACGGCAACAAAAGcgacaaaaataattgaaaaaacattgacgaaatcatcgaatgaatctGCTAATATATTAACATCACCCATAATAAACACGACCAAAGccaacaaatcaaatgtcaAAACTAACAAAACATCCAAAACAGTAACGGaatcaaaatctaaaaaaacatcgattaataataaaaatgaagaaaaacttgttaaaaatgaaattaccGCTACGAATAATAGAAAAACCTCGATAGCCAATAAATCAAAGCCAAAAAAAGCACAAAAAGTTTCGAAACCATCATCTGCCACCACTAAACGTGGCAGAAAACCCAAATTGAAAGATGTAGAAAAGGATAAAGATAAGGAATCCAAttcaaagaagaaaacaatCCGACCAAAAGCAAAACAAGTgtttgaagatgatgaaacgGAGGAAGAGGATAATTTGgctgatgaaaattatgatgaacctaaagatgatgaaatgttaAACACCATTATCCAAGTacctgtaaaaaaaacaagtatCGAAGCCACCAGTGATATTTCCTTAACATATGGATTTGATAAAATTAGTGGTGAAACATTAAATAAGCTTGAAGAGAATCCAATTACACTtgccaaatcatcatcctatgatcatcatcatcatcatcattctgctccttatcattttgatcattctaatgaacaaaattatctCGGTTCATTGTACAATAACAATATGAAtctaatttcatcatcatccacatcagcATTTTCATCGGTATCGACAGCTATACAACACAATCAATTCGGTACAAATCATTTGACAACATCGTTGCCCAGTTACAATACGACTTCATCTCATTTGCAACATCATGGCCATGCAATGGCTAATGAGATAAACAGTGGGCCAACATCATTAGCCAATATACCCGTTTCTCCGACGACACCAACAGGCCCTGTTCCACCAACGCCacaacttcatcatcatggccacCAATCATTGCTTTCACCAccacaaaatcaaaacaatgcgtcagcagcagcaacccTAGCTAACGATCCTTCTCATGATTTACCAAATGAATTACTACATCAAGGTTGGCGAAAAGTGTGGAGTAAACGTGAAGGACGATTTTATTTCtataacaaaaacacaaatcaatcaatctggGAAATGCCTAAATTGTCTAACATTTATGATCCAATGACCGATCCATTGGGAATACAATCAGCTAATAATCCACCAATCAGTCAATTTCAGCCACCAATTCATTCCGATCATTTAGCACCACCCATCTATCAAACGCTTAACCCTGCATTCACTCCATTTGctcaatataaaaatgatgtgatgaGCAATGACAAGAAGACTATGATCGGACCATTTGATTTCGAAATTGAGCCCAATTGTTACATTTGGGAGGGATCGTTTTTCTACTATTTTCATCCTCATCCGGACATTGAATTAGCCAGGTATAATTGCGTTCACAAACTACGACAACAATATTGGGAGCTGTGTCGAACTCGGCAGACAATTGATCCTCCAAAAGATTCTTTTACGAAATGGATTCTCGAACGCAAAATTATCGACAAAGGATGTGATCCTATATTACCATCAGATTGTATAAATGAGTTATCTAATTCACTATATCGAGAAATCATGAGCGATATTCCAATCAAATTGGTTCGACCTAAATTCAGTGGTGAAGCTCGTAAACAATTATCTAAATATGCCGAagctgcaaaaaaaataatcgaagCACATCCAGTTTCGGGTCAAAGTcgaaaaattgtcaaatggAATGTAGAAGATGCATTCGATTGGATAAGGAAAACATTAAATGCAACATTTGAAGATTATATCGAACGATTGGAACATCTAAAGAGGCAATGTCAACCCCATATCGTCGGTGCGGCTAAATCATCTGTTGAAGcgatttgtttgaaaatatatCATGTTTCGGCTGAATATGCTCGCCGAATAAGAGAAATGAATCTTGAATTGGCTAAAAAAGAAGATCTTAGAG AATTTTCCATGAgaatgaacaataaaaaGATTGCATGCTATTCAGCTTATCTTATGTATCCTTGTCCAAAACTACCTCCTACACTAATGATCACCGAAAAAGAAAGTGTTATTCTTCGTTGTGGTAAGAATGCTGAAATTTTACGACTGAACACCAATTATCTGCAAAAATTAGAAATGTTATATTATTTCAATTGTCGCGATGACCGAAAATTTAACTATTTCTTAACACGTGTTTGGTGTCTTTTAAAACGATATCAG AGTTTTTACGACAAGAATGAAGGCCTTCCCTCACAGAATTCTCTTGCATTATCCGTTTTTGGGGCtttaaacaaacattttggTGTAACTTTTGAATGTTTTGCATCACCCTTGAATTGTTATTTTCGACaatattgttcaatttttcccGATACTGATGGTTATTTTGGTTCAAGAGG ATCGATACTCAACTTTTATCCAATTTCTGGTTCATTCCAAGCAAATCCTCCTGATTCGGAAGATTTGATCAATGCTACTATAactcattttgaaaaattattggaaaattcAATGGAACCACTATCTTttatcatattcattcagGAAAAACCGGAAATATCGGAGAAAATAATCTCCAGGCTAGAGAGCAATAAATTTAAACGAATGCATTTGACTGTACAAGCATCGGAACACGAATATAGGCATGGTTTTCAGCATGTCAGCAATCAAAACGAAATTCATGTAAAATCACTTTATAATACCATCGTTTATTTTCTACAAAACGATGCGGGATTCCTAAAATGGGGCCCAACACCCGAACGCGTTGAAGAGCTTGTCGAATCGTTTAAACTTGACCGTGACAAAGAg CTGTCAATcgtatcaccatcatttacATCGACCAATATTAATCCTacacagcagcagcagcagcaacaacaaaatccacAACAAACACAGCAACAGCCACCAATGGCATTACAGCCAAAATCAGAAACGGAAATTCGTCCAAATGGTATTTGA
- the LOC124491624 gene encoding uncharacterized protein LOC124491624 isoform X1 — protein MIFILIVRMCRCVKPIILNYFHSLSFSLFFCQFYYTVNEYFVYMFVYGVKCGQVMSPSTIILSSSSSSWISSLLGSLTLTRSSIITIIMLFKIQLLFIIVSILATFDLAQSQVPIATTMMTTSTTNLSYDLGEFSNWYDHYNYHSSRRLNMNHTSTQILPSKNITDDDDNVDKKIIVLPRPVNMSVVLIQWYPPEVRIHWSYDRRALKNCHLQSFQIIYHPSRSRYRVIQEVPPFFSNLTLDRLQPGTEYSLRINAVSETGQTNQSRLVQFVSPDNETRRSHRKFINRPIHTYPDEMTDGMMVREDEVVIVVIVIAAWIGCIFIFFNKWGKIRMLEPYQPQYKESFPNSIHSLHPKTSRMNTCTSVPPNMISLESRGSLIPERDIMFHHNRMIESGQLYQCASGTTYHHPAYRPRLNSVFVGNPYHRNSLYPEPNMPRKVKSAEDLKSLVVQVNNNVPSTSTSVL, from the exons atgattttcattctcattgTTCGAATGTGCCGATGTGTCAAGCCAATTATTCTAAATTAttttcactctctctctttctcattatttttttgtcagtTCTATTATActgtgaatgaatattttgtgTATATGTTTGTTTATGGTGTTAAATGTGGCCAA GTGATGTCACCATCAACgataatattatcatcatcatcatcatcatggatatcatcattattaggCAGTTTAACATTGACGCGTTCATCGATCATAACGATCATTATGTTGTTCAaaatacaattattattcataattgtttcaatattgGCAACATTTGATCTGGCACAATCACAAG TTCCAATAgcaacgacaatgatgacgacatCAACGACCAATTTGAGCTATGATTTGGgagaattttcaaattggtatgatcattataattatcattcatcgaGAAGATTGAATATGAATCATACATCCACACAAATACTGCCTTCAAAGAATataaccgatgatgatgataatgttgataaaaaaatcatagtATTACCACGACCTGTTAACATGTCTGTTGTATTGATTCAATGGTATCCACCTGAAGTTCGAATACATTGGAGTTATGATAGACGagcattgaaaaattgcCACTTACAATCATTTCAGATTATTTATCATCCATCTAGATCAAG ATATCGAGTGATTCAAGAAGTGccgccatttttttccaatctaACATTGGATCGTCTACAACCGGGCACAGAATATTCATTGAGAATAAACGCAGTATCCGAAACAGGCCAAACAAATCAAAGTAGATTAGTACAATTTGTTTCTCCCGATAATG aAACACGTAGATCACATCGTAAGTTCATAAATCGTCCGATACACACATATCCGGATGAAATGACCGATGGTATGATGGTACGTGAAGATGAAGTGGTCATTGTTGTCATCGTTATTGCCGCATGGATTGGttgtatatttattttttttaataaatggGGCAAGATACGAATGCTTGAACCATATCAACCACAATATAAAGAATCATTTCCCAATTCTATACATTCATTACATCCAAAAACATCACGAATGAATACATGTACATCGGTTCCACCGAATATGATTTCATTAGAAAGCCGTGGTAGTCTAATACCTGAACGTGATATaatgtttcatcataatcgtatGATTGAAAGTGGTCAATTATATCAATGTGCATCTGGAACAACCTATCATCATCCAGCATATAGGCCAAGATTGAATTCAGTATTTGTTGGTAATCCATATCATCGTAATTCATTATATCCAGAGCCAAATATGCCAAGAAAAGTTAAAAGTGCAGAAGATTTAAAATCATTGGTTGTCCAGGTGAACAACAATGTCCCGTCCACATCAACTTCAGTTCTataa
- the LOC124491624 gene encoding uncharacterized protein LOC124491624 isoform X2 translates to MNEFTVMFGYCHYQVMSPSTIILSSSSSSWISSLLGSLTLTRSSIITIIMLFKIQLLFIIVSILATFDLAQSQVPIATTMMTTSTTNLSYDLGEFSNWYDHYNYHSSRRLNMNHTSTQILPSKNITDDDDNVDKKIIVLPRPVNMSVVLIQWYPPEVRIHWSYDRRALKNCHLQSFQIIYHPSRSRYRVIQEVPPFFSNLTLDRLQPGTEYSLRINAVSETGQTNQSRLVQFVSPDNETRRSHRKFINRPIHTYPDEMTDGMMVREDEVVIVVIVIAAWIGCIFIFFNKWGKIRMLEPYQPQYKESFPNSIHSLHPKTSRMNTCTSVPPNMISLESRGSLIPERDIMFHHNRMIESGQLYQCASGTTYHHPAYRPRLNSVFVGNPYHRNSLYPEPNMPRKVKSAEDLKSLVVQVNNNVPSTSTSVL, encoded by the exons atgaatgaattcaccGTTATGTTTGgttattgtcattatcagGTGATGTCACCATCAACgataatattatcatcatcatcatcatcatggatatcatcattattaggCAGTTTAACATTGACGCGTTCATCGATCATAACGATCATTATGTTGTTCAaaatacaattattattcataattgtttcaatattgGCAACATTTGATCTGGCACAATCACAAG TTCCAATAgcaacgacaatgatgacgacatCAACGACCAATTTGAGCTATGATTTGGgagaattttcaaattggtatgatcattataattatcattcatcgaGAAGATTGAATATGAATCATACATCCACACAAATACTGCCTTCAAAGAATataaccgatgatgatgataatgttgataaaaaaatcatagtATTACCACGACCTGTTAACATGTCTGTTGTATTGATTCAATGGTATCCACCTGAAGTTCGAATACATTGGAGTTATGATAGACGagcattgaaaaattgcCACTTACAATCATTTCAGATTATTTATCATCCATCTAGATCAAG ATATCGAGTGATTCAAGAAGTGccgccatttttttccaatctaACATTGGATCGTCTACAACCGGGCACAGAATATTCATTGAGAATAAACGCAGTATCCGAAACAGGCCAAACAAATCAAAGTAGATTAGTACAATTTGTTTCTCCCGATAATG aAACACGTAGATCACATCGTAAGTTCATAAATCGTCCGATACACACATATCCGGATGAAATGACCGATGGTATGATGGTACGTGAAGATGAAGTGGTCATTGTTGTCATCGTTATTGCCGCATGGATTGGttgtatatttattttttttaataaatggGGCAAGATACGAATGCTTGAACCATATCAACCACAATATAAAGAATCATTTCCCAATTCTATACATTCATTACATCCAAAAACATCACGAATGAATACATGTACATCGGTTCCACCGAATATGATTTCATTAGAAAGCCGTGGTAGTCTAATACCTGAACGTGATATaatgtttcatcataatcgtatGATTGAAAGTGGTCAATTATATCAATGTGCATCTGGAACAACCTATCATCATCCAGCATATAGGCCAAGATTGAATTCAGTATTTGTTGGTAATCCATATCATCGTAATTCATTATATCCAGAGCCAAATATGCCAAGAAAAGTTAAAAGTGCAGAAGATTTAAAATCATTGGTTGTCCAGGTGAACAACAATGTCCCGTCCACATCAACTTCAGTTCTataa
- the LOC124491626 gene encoding gamma-glutamylcyclotransferase → MPTAAKHFVYYFCYGSNLLIQRMRINNKSATKHANGLLTGFKLSFAGNSQLWKGATANIVQDSNSVVYGAVYTLDKDDIDNLDRQECGYDPIEVIVKLYETNDQPMITCRTYVQKSNYANVNGNEPIPSRLYKEIIIKGAKENNLPEHYIENVIKTFKDNGIIECGPSGLNEFLKN, encoded by the exons atGCCAACTGCCGCAA AACATTTTGTCTACTATTTTTGTTATGGTTCGAATCTGCTCATTCAACGAATGagaatcaacaataaaagtGCAACTAAACATGCCAATGGATTATTGACCGGATTTAAACTTTCATTCGCTGGTAATTCTCAATTATGGAAGGGTGCAACGGCTAATATTGTACAGGATTCGAAT aGTGTCGTTTATGGTGCTGTCTATACACTTGACAAAGATGACATTGATAATCTAGATCGACAAGAATGTGGCTATGATCCTATAGAAGTCATAGTAAAACTATATGAAACCAATGATCAACCAATGATAACATGTCGTACGTATGTACAGAAATCTAATTATGCCAATGTCAACGGAAACGAACCGATTCCAAGTCGACTATATaaagaaattatcatcaaggGTGCCAAAGAGAATAATTTACCCGAACATTATATCGAAAATGTTATCAAAACATTCAAGGATAATGGAATTATTGAATGTGGCCCGTCtggattgaatgaatttctcAAGAATTag
- the Tpi gene encoding triose phosphate isomerase: MVRKFFVGGNWKMNGSRATNEDLIKTLSNGPLDPNTDVVVGVPSIYMAEVRQKLPKTIGVAAQNCYKVPKGAFTGEISPAMIKDVGAEWVILGHSERRNVFGESDQLIGEKVEHALQEGLHVIACIGELLEEREAGKTTEVVFRQTQVISKHVKDWSKVVLAYEPVWAIGTGKTASPQQAQEVHQKLRQWFSENVSPQIAETIRIIYGGSVTANNAKELASQADVDGFLVGGASLKPEFVQIVNARQ, translated from the exons ATGgttcgaaaatttttcgtcGGTGGtaattggaaaatgaatggatctCGTGCGACCAACGAAGATCTCATAAAAACATTGTCAAACGGACCGTTAGATCCGAATACTG ATGTTGTCGTCGGTGTACCAAGCATCTATATGGCCGAAGTTCGACAAAAATTGCCAAAGACTATCGGTGTTGCTGCACAAAATTGTTATAAAGTACCTAAAGGTGCTTTCACTGGCGAAATAAGTCCAGCCATGATCAAAGATGTTGGAGCAGAATGGGTCATTCTTGGTCACAGTGAACGTCGAAATGTTTTTGGTGAAAGTGATCAG TTGATTGGTGAAAAAGTTGAACACGCTCTTCAAGAAGGATTGCATGTAATCGCTTGTATTGGTGAACTTCTCGAGGAAAGGGAAGCCGGAAAGACGACTGAAGTTGTATTCCGTCAAACACAAGTTATTTCAA AACATGTCAAGGATTGGTCTAAAGTAGTGCTTGCATATGAACCGGTTTGGGCCATTGGTACTGGTAAAACAGCCAGTCCACAACAAGCACAAGAAGTTCATCAAAAACTTCGACAATGGTTTTCTGAAAATGTTTCACCACAAATTGCCGAAAcaattcgaatcatttaTGGTGGTTCAGTAACGGCAAATAATGCCAAAGAATTGGCATCACAAGCAGATGTTGATGGTTTTCTTGTTGGTGGTGCATCATTGAAACCGGAATTTGTCCAAATTGTTAACGCTCGTcaataa